The proteins below are encoded in one region of Gambusia affinis linkage group LG07, SWU_Gaff_1.0, whole genome shotgun sequence:
- the gpr27 gene encoding probable G-protein coupled receptor 27, producing the protein MANTTEFGESSASFHSYASTASAVKLASLGLIMGASLLGNASLSLLLLKDSSLHKAPYYFLLDLCLADVLRSAVCFPFVMASIGAGSDWPYGALSCKIVAFMSVLFCFHVAFLLFCVSVTRYMAIAHHRFYSKRMNLCTCVAVICMVWTLSVAMAFPPVFDVGTYKFVPEEEQCTFEHRYVKSNDTLGFMLMLVVIVGTTHVVYVKMLCFVYDHRKMKPAQLVPAISQNWTFHGPGATGQAAANWIAGFGRGPTPPTLVGIRQASYPGNRRLLVLDEFKTEKRIGKMYFLITLAFLVLWAPYISACYLRIFVRGAPIPELHLTAAVWMSFAQAGANPIISFMFNKELRVRLRACFSCCLGTQTPMEPYCII; encoded by the coding sequence ATGGCGAACACAACAGAGTTCGGGGAGAGCAGCGCGTCCTTCCACAGCTATGCATCCACGGCCTCTGCGGTCAAGCTGGCCTCCCTGGGGCTGATCATGGGCGCGAGTCTGCTGGGCAACGCGTCGctgtcgctgctgctgctgaaggacAGTTCGCTGCACAAGGCTCCCTACTACTTCTTGCTGGACCTGTGCCTGGCCGACGTGCTGCGCTCGGCCGTCTGCTTCCCCTTCGTGATGGCGTCTATCGGAGCCGGTTCCGACTGGCCGTATGGCGCGCTCAGCTGCAAAATTGTCGCCTTCATGTCGGTGCTCTTCTGCTTCCACGTCGCCTTCCTGCTTTTCTGCGTCAGCGTCACCCGCTATATGGCGATCGCCCATCACCGCTTCTACTCCAAGCGCATGAACCTGTGCACGTGCGTGGCGGTCATCTGCATGGTGTGGACCCTGTCCGTGGCCATGGCCTTCCCGCCAGTGTTCGACGTGGGCACCTACAAGTTCGTGCCCGAGGAGGAGCAGTGCACGTTCGAGCACCGCTACGTCAAGTCCAACGACACGCTGGGCTTCATGCTGATGCTCGTGGTCATTGTGGGCACCACACACGTGGTTTACGTGAAGATGCTGTGCTTCGTATACGACCACCGCAAGATGAAGCCGGCCCAACTGGTACCGGCCATCAGCCAGAACTGGACCTTCCATGGGCCCGGAGCCACCGGGCAAGCCGCAGCCAATTGGATCGCTGGCTTCGGGCGTGGGCCGACGCCGCCTACGCTAGTGGGCATCCGGCAGGCGTCGTACCCTGGCAACAGGAGGCTGCTGGTGCTGGACGAGTTTAAGACGGAGAAGCGCATCGGGAAGATGTACTTCCTGATCACGCTGGCCTTCCTCGTTCTGTGGGCGCCTTACATTAGCGCGTGCTACCTGAGGATATTCGTGCGAGGGGCTCCCATCCCGGAGCTTCACCTGACAGCCGCGGTGTGGATGAGCTTCGCCCAGGCGGGTGCCAACCCCATCATCAGCTTCATGTTCAATAAGGAGCTACGGGTTAGACTCAGAGCctgcttttcctgctgcctGGGAACACAGACACCTATGGAACCATACTGTATCATATGA